The following coding sequences lie in one Pseudarthrobacter phenanthrenivorans Sphe3 genomic window:
- a CDS encoding M18 family aminopeptidase has translation MPTLTSAADHIQDLGHFVSASPSSFHAVQEAGRRLAEAGFVRLDEVEPWEGGAGAFFMIRDGALIAWVVPEGAGPATGFNILGAHTDSPTFKLKPKPTTGGHGWLQAGVEVYGGPLLNSWLDRELQLAGRLVMLDGTEHLTATGPMLRFPQLAIHLDRAVNDGLVLDKQRHMNPVWGLGNPSDFDLLAVLASHVSGASVDPSRIGGYDVVIADTQAPAVFRGNGEFFASGRLDNLSSTHAGLAALIAHGSGPAPAGPIAVLAAFDHEEIGSNSRSGACGPILEDVLVRISDGLGATVSQRRQALSASFCVSADAGHAVHPNYAERHDPANHPVLNGGPLLKINANQRYATDAPGAAFWGRLCGAAGVPYQEFVSNNAIPCGSTIGPLTATRLGIRTVDVGVPLLSMHSAREMCGVEDPWRLAAVTELFFRTAV, from the coding sequence CGTCCGGCTGGACGAGGTGGAGCCGTGGGAGGGTGGGGCGGGCGCGTTCTTCATGATCCGGGACGGCGCGCTGATTGCCTGGGTGGTACCCGAAGGGGCGGGCCCGGCGACGGGTTTCAACATCCTGGGGGCGCATACTGACTCGCCCACGTTCAAGCTCAAGCCCAAGCCGACGACCGGAGGGCACGGCTGGCTGCAGGCGGGGGTGGAGGTTTATGGCGGGCCGCTGCTGAACTCGTGGCTGGACCGCGAACTGCAGCTTGCCGGGCGCCTGGTGATGCTGGACGGGACAGAACACCTGACCGCGACCGGTCCGATGCTCCGGTTCCCGCAGCTGGCCATCCACCTGGACCGTGCGGTGAATGACGGGCTGGTGCTGGACAAGCAGCGCCACATGAACCCCGTCTGGGGGCTGGGGAATCCTTCCGACTTCGACCTGCTCGCGGTGCTGGCTTCCCATGTTTCCGGCGCCTCAGTGGACCCTTCGCGGATCGGCGGGTACGACGTCGTCATTGCGGACACGCAGGCACCTGCGGTTTTCCGGGGGAACGGGGAGTTCTTCGCGTCCGGGCGGCTGGACAACCTGTCGTCCACCCATGCAGGACTCGCGGCGCTGATAGCGCACGGCTCCGGCCCCGCTCCCGCGGGACCGATCGCAGTGCTGGCGGCCTTCGACCACGAGGAGATCGGCTCGAACTCCCGGTCCGGCGCCTGCGGACCCATTCTCGAAGACGTGCTGGTGCGTATATCCGACGGCCTTGGCGCGACGGTGAGCCAGCGGCGGCAGGCCCTCTCGGCGTCGTTCTGTGTCTCCGCCGACGCCGGCCACGCCGTACACCCCAACTACGCCGAGCGGCACGACCCCGCGAACCACCCTGTCCTCAACGGCGGCCCGCTCCTGAAGATCAATGCGAACCAGCGCTATGCCACGGACGCGCCCGGCGCTGCTTTCTGGGGCCGCCTCTGTGGTGCGGCCGGGGTGCCGTACCAGGAGTTTGTGTCCAACAACGCGATCCCGTGCGGCTCCACGATCGGGCCATTGACCGCCACGCGTTTGGGTATCCGGACGGTGGACGTGGGCGTGCCGCTGCTTTCCATGCACTCCGCGAGGGAAATGTGCGGTGTGGAGGACCCATGGCGGTTGGCTGCCGTGACGGAACTGTTCTTCCGGACCGCTGTGTAG